The following proteins are encoded in a genomic region of Liolophura sinensis isolate JHLJ2023 chromosome 7, CUHK_Ljap_v2, whole genome shotgun sequence:
- the LOC135471116 gene encoding large ribosomal subunit protein eL20-like translates to MKARGDLKEYKVIGRSVPTDIERVPPLYQMRIFAPDKATAKSRFWYFAEFLKKMKKTRGEIVCCQRVYEKRPLQIKNIGIWLRYTSRSGIHNMYREYRDLTAAGAVTQCYRDMGARHRARASSIQIIRLEEVPASKCRRANIKQFHNSKIKFPLPHRVNKRLHHPRFTTARPHTTF, encoded by the exons TTGAAGGAGTACAAGGTTATTGGGCGCTCCGTCCCAACGGACATTGAACGGGTGCCACCCCTTTACCAGATGAGAATCTTCGCCCCTGATAAGGCCACAGCGAAGTCTAGGTTTTGGTACTTTGCTGAATTTTTGAAGAAGATGAAGAAAACCCGAGGTGAAATTGTGTGTTGTCAAcga GTGTATGAGAAGCGCCCTTTGCAGATAAAAAACATAGGCATTTGGCTGCGCTACACGTCCAGAAGTGGCATCCACAACATGTACAGGGAGTATCGTGATCTGACTGCTGCAGGAGCCGTTACCCAGTGTT ACCGTGACATGGGTGCCAGACATCGGGCTCGTGCATCTTCCATCCAGATCATTCGTCTGGAGGAAGTACCAGCATCCAAGTGTAGAAGGGCAAACATCAAGCAGTTTCAT AACAGCAAGATCAAGTTCCCTCTGCCACACAGAGTCAACAAGAGGCTCCACCATCCACGCTTCACCACTGCACGCCCCCATACAACCTTCTAA
- the LOC135471816 gene encoding death domain-containing protein CRADD-like yields MDEEDRERLRLNQTALEEDLMPKDVLPYLFQEGIFTQDDWDEILVVEPKTNRMITRELLRRLSKRGKNAYKCFRQALDESGHSFLGTILDETKVDIVRREDWLNGLSEEILERMPNDQELNRLACNLGSNWEQIAVSLGLKSVQIDQLKMQFGNGHIPSLIFKMLFKWRSINGKKATWKVLLQALMDCDVERSHYESVIVS; encoded by the exons ATGGATGAAGAGGACAGAGAAAGACTGAGGCTGAACCAAACGGCATTAGAAGAGGACTTAATGCCAAAGGATGTGTTGCCATATTTGTTTCAAGAGGGAATATTCACACAGGATGACTGGGATGAAATCTTGGTAGTTGAACCAAAAACAAATCGCATGATAACACGAGAGTTGCTGAGGAGGCTTTCAAAGCGTGGTAAAAATGCTTACAAATGCTTTCGACAGGCTCTTGATGAATCTGGACATAGTTTTCTTGGAACAATTCTTGATGAAACCAAAGTGGATATTGTCCGAAGAG AGGACTGGTTAAATGGATTATCAGAAGAGATTCTCGAAAGAATGCCCAATGATCAGGAACTAAACAGACTAGCCTGCAACTTAGGGAGTAACTGGGAGCAGATTGCAGTATCATTAGGTCTGAAGAGTGTTCAGATTGATCAGCTCAAAATGCAGTTTGGGAACGGACACATTCCATCTTTGATATTCAAAATGTTATTCAAATGGAGAAGCATCAACGGTAAAAAAGCTACATGGAAGGTTTTGCTCCAAGCTCTGATGGACTGTGATGTGGAGAGATCCCACTATGAATCTGTGATTGTTTCCTAA
- the LOC135470044 gene encoding complex I assembly factor ACAD9, mitochondrial-like, whose amino-acid sequence MFRNFPRTIRNQFVVAVYRQQGRFSFAQCKRFESSQVAPKTDESSVANSGQTAKAVSKELKEHTPFTRNLFLGKFDESMLVFPEISEVEDVQHLNEMIAPIERFFSEALDSQAIDVNAKIPEETLQQIKDLGLFGQQIPEEYGGLGLNATQFARIAEVTALDGSVAVTLAAHQSIGLKGILIFGTEAQKEKYLPKLATGEHVAAFCLTEPSSGSDAASIQTRATLSEDGKTFYLNGGKIWISNGGIADIMTVFAKTEITNEEGEKQDKVTAFVVERAFGGVSSGKPEDKLGIRGSNTCEVYFDNTPVPLENVLGEVGGGFKVAMKILNSGRFSMGSSGAGIVKKLINMTCDHAITRKQFGKSLCEFQIIQEKFARMAVKAYVMESMSYLTAGVLDSNPNADMSLEAAMVKIYSSEAVWESVNESLQILGGLGYMKSYPFERYLRDSRILLIFEGTNEILRMLVALSGLQHAGKELKELVKKLRNPLNNPNLVFKTLVNNIRQSNMEPSLTLKLNLYVHPSLQNEADILERNTLRLQKAVEHVLKKYGNKIVDEQLDAKRLAEVTIDLYSMTACIGRASRSYCIGLKNADHEMMITRTVCHEANQRIEQQLKQIYAGSTENMDDNYKAIANMIFKNHGYAAEHPLTRNW is encoded by the exons ATGTTTCGTAATTTTCCAAGAACGATACGTAATCAGTTTGTCGTAGCTGTATACAGACAGCAGGGTCGATTTAGCTTTGCACAATGCAAACGTTTTGAGAGCTCTCAGGTGGCACCCAAAACAGACGAAAGTTCTGTGGCCAACTCGGGACAAACAGCCAAGGCAGTCAGCAAAGAACTGAAGGAACACacacctttcacaagaaattTGTTTCTTGGAAAATTTGACGAG TCTATGCTGGTGTTTCCAGAAATCTCAGAAGTTGAAGATGTACAACACCTAAATGAAATGATTGCACCAATTGAAAGGTTTTTCAGCGAAGCCT TGGACTCTCAGGCAATAGATGTCAATGCGAAAATTCCAGAGGAAACACTCCAGCAAATCAAAGACCTGGGATTGTTTGGCCAACAGATCCCAGAGGAGTATG gAGGATTAGGTTTGAATGCCACCCAGTTTGCAAGAATTGCAGAAGTAACTGCCCTGGATGGATCGGTGGCTGTGACTTTGGCTGCTCACCAATCGATAGGGCTGAAG GGAATTTTGATTTTTGGAACAGAGGCTCAGAAGGAAAAATACTTACCCAAACTGGCAACAGGGGAACATGTGGCAGCTTTCTGTCTCACTGAACCCTCGAG TGGAAGTGATGCTGCCTCCATTCAGACACGAGCCACCCTCTCTGAAGATGGAAAGACATTTTACCTCAATGGAGGGAAAATCTGGATCTCTAACGGAGGAATTGCAGATATCATGACTGTTTTTGCAAAAACAGAAATCACAAATGAAGAG GGTGAGAAACAAGACAAGGTCACAGCCTTTGTTGTGGAGCGTGCATTTGGTGGAGTATCTTCTGGGAAACCAGAAGATAAACTTGGAATCCGAGGATCAAACA ctTGTGAAGTTTATTTTGACAACACACCAGTTCCATTGGAGAATGTCTTGGGGGAAGTTGGCGGAGGATTTAAG GTAGCAATGAAGATATTGAACAGTGGACGATTCAGCATGGGTAGCTCTGGAGCTGGAATTGTCAAGAAACTGATTA ACATGACTTGTGATCATGCCATAACCAGAAAGCAGTTTGGGAAAAGTCTGTGCGAATTTCAAATTATCCAG GAGAAATTTGCACGGATGGCTGTGAAGGCCTATGTGATGGAAAGCATGTCATACCTGACTGCTGGGGTCTTGGATAGTAACCCAAATGCTGACATGTCACTGGAGGCAGCCATGGTTAAG atCTACAGCTCTGAAGCAGTATGGGAAAGTGTTAATGAAAGCCTACAAATATTAGGGGGTCTGGGCTACATGAAAAGTTATCCGTTTGAGAGATACCTAAGGGATTCCAGGATATTACTTATCTTTGAG GGCACAAATGAAATTCTGCGGATGCTGGTGGCTTTATCAGGTCTGCAGCATGCTGGGAAGGAACTGAAGGAATTAGTGAA aaagTTACGGAATCCTCTAAACAATCCGAATCTGGTGTTTAAGACATTGGTGAATAACATTCGACAGAGCAACATGGAGCCTTCGCTGACCCTAAAACTGAACCTTTACGTCCATCCTAGCCTACAG AATGAAGCTGATATATTGGAAAGGAACACATTGAGATTACAGAAAGCAGTAGAACATGTGTTGAAGAAGTATGGCAAT AAAATTGTTGATGAGCAGCTGGATGCGAAGAGATTAGCAGAGGTGACAATAGATTTATACTCCATGACAGCGTGCATTGGCCGGGCATCCCGGTCCTACTGTATTGGGCTGAAGAATGCAGATCATGAG ATGATGATTACAAGAACAGTTTGTCATGAAGCCAATCAGAGAATAGAGCAACAGCTAAAGCAGATTTATGCAG